The Methanocaldococcus jannaschii DSM 2661 genome has a segment encoding these proteins:
- a CDS encoding DUF555 domain-containing protein, whose amino-acid sequence MPNYHVTLQAAYIVRNVDDVEDAISVTISQIGKMLNKEGLNYVDIDIGLTICPKCGELVDCVLVVARTALVGVLLSMKVFNAESPEHAIRIAKATIGKVLKNIPLEPVDVVELEK is encoded by the coding sequence ATGCCGAATTATCATGTGACTTTACAAGCTGCATATATTGTGAGAAACGTAGATGATGTTGAAGACGCTATAAGCGTAACTATATCACAAATAGGGAAGATGTTGAATAAAGAAGGATTGAACTATGTAGATATAGACATTGGATTAACTATCTGTCCGAAATGTGGAGAGTTGGTAGATTGTGTTTTAGTTGTAGCAAGAACAGCTTTGGTTGGTGTTTTACTATCTATGAAGGTATTTAATGCTGAAAGTCCAGAACATGCTATTAGAATAGCTAAGGCAACAATTGGAAAAGTTTTAAAAAATATTCCATTAGAGCCCGTTGATGTTGTAGAGTTAGAAAAATAA
- the argB gene encoding acetylglutamate kinase has product MIEMIEKAEILMEALPFIQKFYGKIFVIKYGGHAMIDEKAKNWTAQDVVLLKYVGINPVVVHGGGPEINKAMEKMGKKPEFVHGLRVTDEETLDIVEMVLAGKINGDIVSKLSKFGGKAVGLSGKSGRIILAKKKLKKIKTEKGEEIEVDLGRVGETVEVNTELLEILINNGYIPVVSPIGLDEKGEAYNLNADTVAGDIAGALKAEKLILITDVDGIMDDINNPETLHRKLTASELKEMIEDGRIKGGMIPKAESALYALEHGVKSVHIINGKIPHALLLEIFTEEGIGTMITRD; this is encoded by the coding sequence ATGATAGAGATGATTGAAAAGGCAGAGATTTTAATGGAAGCTCTTCCATTCATACAGAAATTTTATGGGAAGATTTTTGTCATAAAGTATGGCGGGCATGCGATGATTGATGAGAAGGCAAAGAATTGGACTGCTCAAGATGTTGTTTTGTTGAAGTATGTTGGAATAAATCCAGTTGTAGTTCATGGTGGAGGTCCAGAAATCAACAAAGCAATGGAAAAAATGGGGAAGAAACCAGAGTTTGTCCATGGGTTGAGAGTTACTGATGAAGAAACTTTAGATATTGTTGAAATGGTTTTAGCCGGAAAGATTAATGGAGACATTGTCTCAAAGTTATCAAAGTTTGGTGGAAAGGCTGTTGGACTATCTGGAAAATCTGGAAGGATAATTTTAGCCAAGAAAAAATTAAAGAAAATAAAAACTGAAAAAGGGGAGGAGATAGAGGTTGATTTAGGTAGAGTTGGAGAGACAGTTGAGGTTAATACTGAACTATTAGAGATTTTGATAAACAACGGCTACATCCCAGTTGTATCACCAATTGGTTTGGATGAGAAGGGAGAGGCATATAATTTAAATGCCGATACCGTTGCTGGAGACATAGCTGGAGCTTTGAAGGCGGAGAAGCTTATTTTAATAACAGATGTTGATGGAATAATGGATGATATAAATAATCCAGAGACGTTGCATAGAAAATTAACAGCTTCAGAACTAAAAGAAATGATAGAAGATGGAAGAATAAAGGGAGGGATGATTCCAAAGGCTGAAAGTGCCTTATATGCCTTAGAGCATGGAGTTAAGAGCGTTCATATAATAAATGGAAAGATTCCTCATGCTTTGTTGTTGGAGATATTTACAGAGGAGGGTATTGGGACGATGATAACAAGAGATTAA
- a CDS encoding phosphoadenosine phosphosulfate reductase domain-containing protein translates to MKTYIGKIHLKWCKNCNVPLLGRVCEVCGSKAEEVKLTPPGDPRLGFQYDMDFINKILEEEFGAKNVLNGKIILLNKIPGNEEAYEIIVDGEVKYLIYFDEDKEKWKVKLKLNGAKDLMEKGAYKKIIKIKNDVVEFLKNRKGSVLRPGIVEFTDDIEEKDDVIIVDENDRVVGVGLAVVSSEDIKNMEKGKVVKVRFFIKDNEDYKPGKIYDNLEEAFDLMVRANEGVIDNYERNAIGFIKNTYEKIKKPVMVAFSGGKDSLVTLILTLKALGKDIDVVFIDTGLEFEETLKNVEDVERHYGIKIIRLRGENFWEKVKEYGIPARDYRWCSEICKLEPLKKFIEENYEDDVLSFVGIRKYESFNRATKKRIHRNTYIKKQINALPIFHWSSLHVWIYLLREKAPYNKLYEKGFDRIGCFMCPAMEMGEMNKIKREFPKLWEKWENVLREYAEKHNLGEGWIKKGLWRWKHKRQ, encoded by the coding sequence ATGAAGACATACATTGGAAAGATACATTTAAAATGGTGTAAAAATTGTAATGTCCCATTATTAGGGAGAGTTTGTGAAGTTTGTGGCTCAAAAGCTGAAGAAGTAAAGCTAACTCCACCAGGAGACCCAAGATTGGGATTTCAGTATGACATGGATTTTATAAATAAAATTTTGGAAGAAGAATTTGGAGCTAAAAATGTATTAAATGGAAAAATTATTTTGTTAAATAAAATTCCTGGTAATGAGGAGGCTTATGAGATTATAGTTGATGGAGAAGTTAAATATCTGATATATTTTGATGAAGATAAGGAGAAATGGAAAGTTAAGCTAAAGTTAAATGGAGCAAAGGATTTAATGGAAAAAGGAGCTTACAAAAAAATAATTAAAATAAAGAATGATGTTGTAGAATTTTTAAAAAATAGAAAGGGTTCTGTTTTAAGACCTGGAATAGTCGAATTTACGGATGATATTGAAGAGAAAGATGATGTGATAATAGTTGATGAGAATGACAGAGTTGTTGGTGTTGGATTAGCTGTTGTTTCCTCCGAAGATATAAAAAACATGGAGAAGGGAAAAGTAGTTAAGGTTAGATTTTTTATTAAAGATAATGAAGATTATAAGCCTGGAAAGATTTATGATAACTTAGAAGAGGCATTCGATTTAATGGTTAGAGCTAATGAGGGAGTTATAGATAATTATGAAAGAAATGCTATTGGATTTATAAAAAATACTTATGAAAAAATTAAAAAACCCGTTATGGTTGCATTCTCTGGAGGAAAAGATAGCTTAGTTACTTTAATTTTAACATTAAAGGCTTTAGGTAAAGACATAGATGTTGTGTTTATAGACACTGGCTTAGAATTTGAGGAAACACTAAAAAACGTTGAAGATGTTGAAAGACACTATGGTATTAAAATAATTAGGCTGAGAGGAGAGAATTTCTGGGAGAAAGTTAAAGAATACGGCATTCCAGCAAGAGATTATAGATGGTGTTCTGAAATCTGTAAGTTAGAGCCGTTAAAAAAGTTTATTGAAGAGAATTACGAAGATGATGTTTTGTCCTTTGTTGGGATTAGGAAGTATGAGAGCTTTAATAGAGCTACTAAAAAGAGAATTCATAGAAACACTTACATTAAAAAGCAGATAAATGCCCTCCCAATATTCCATTGGAGTTCTCTGCATGTTTGGATATATCTGTTGAGAGAGAAAGCTCCATACAACAAACTGTATGAGAAGGGATTTGATAGGATTGGCTGTTTTATGTGTCCAGCTATGGAAATGGGAGAGATGAATAAAATAAAAAGAGAATTTCCAAAACTTTGGGAAAAGTGGGAAAATGTTTTGAGAGAATATGCTGAAAAACATAACTTAGGAGAGGGGTGGATAAAAAAAGGTTTGTGGAGATGGAAACATAAAAGGCAATAA
- a CDS encoding type II toxin-antitoxin system RelE family toxin, with product MKFNVEIHKRVLKDLKDLPPSNLKKFKELIETLKTNPIPKEKFDIKRLKGSDEVYRVRIGKFRVQYVVLWDDRIIIIRKISRREGAYKNP from the coding sequence ATGAAGTTTAACGTTGAGATACATAAAAGAGTCTTAAAAGATTTAAAGGATTTGCCTCCCTCAAACTTAAAGAAGTTTAAAGAACTAATAGAAACATTAAAAACCAATCCCATTCCAAAAGAAAAATTTGATATTAAAAGATTAAAAGGCAGTGATGAGGTTTATAGAGTTAGAATTGGAAAATTTAGAGTTCAATATGTTGTTTTATGGGATGATAGAATAATAATAATTAGAAAGATAAGTAGAAGAGAAGGAGCTTATAAAAATCCCTAA
- the mtnP gene encoding S-methyl-5'-thioadenosine phosphorylase, producing MIGIIGGTGIAEILKGDKEEIINTKYGKARVIIDKENEVVLLFRHGVRHNIPPHKINYRANIYALKKLGVERILAINSVGSLKEDLKPGMFFVPNDFIEFTKKREETFYDEGKVVHIDMTDPYCPELRNILKSILDKNNFSYGEGVYVCTEGPRFETKKEIAIYKNWGDVVGMTGYPEVVLARELEMCYVSLCNITNYACGISKNILTVDEVLEKIKEMENKILKVVEDFINYGFGERKCICKDALKHAVIG from the coding sequence GTGATTGGTATAATAGGAGGGACAGGAATAGCTGAAATATTAAAAGGAGACAAAGAAGAGATTATAAATACAAAATATGGGAAAGCAAGAGTTATAATTGATAAAGAAAACGAAGTAGTTTTGTTATTTAGGCATGGAGTAAGACATAACATCCCACCACATAAAATAAACTATAGGGCTAACATCTACGCTTTAAAAAAGTTGGGAGTTGAAAGAATATTGGCTATAAATTCAGTTGGTTCATTAAAAGAAGATTTAAAGCCTGGAATGTTTTTTGTTCCAAATGATTTTATAGAATTTACAAAGAAGAGAGAAGAGACGTTTTACGATGAAGGAAAAGTTGTTCATATAGATATGACAGACCCTTACTGTCCAGAGTTGAGAAATATTTTAAAATCAATATTAGATAAAAATAACTTCTCTTATGGAGAAGGCGTTTATGTTTGCACTGAAGGACCGAGATTTGAAACAAAAAAAGAGATAGCCATATACAAAAACTGGGGGGATGTTGTAGGAATGACTGGATATCCTGAAGTTGTTTTAGCAAGGGAGTTGGAGATGTGCTATGTCTCTCTATGCAACATAACAAACTATGCCTGTGGAATATCAAAAAATATTTTAACAGTTGATGAAGTTTTGGAAAAAATAAAAGAGATGGAAAATAAAATTTTGAAAGTTGTTGAGGACTTTATAAATTATGGCTTTGGAGAGAGAAAGTGTATCTGCAAAGATGCTTTGAAACATGCTGTTATTGGGTAA
- a CDS encoding DUF2117 family protein, whose translation MRIGVVIHGPEIIDSGYALKIINLLKKFGEVKAKLGGTMGRVAVIDNNLQDIIDISEKLMPSQSLKKLANNDILILMNYGKSKITGHTFGKIVVERANLNKPIIQIERPGEEDGTIIIWNDDNSKIVKEIANYLSKELNLKIEKCISNGLEVWEKEGRVFRKVHGVDVGEAILVNGIVVGKAKSNEVILIAENGKLVDIIGGELKEGGIEKLKNVDLKKAVIKTGILRRHPTNPKIESKEIDEGYTIIINHAGEDVIEMIKNKGVVAVITIGDDTTTICGDILARFGIKIIGITDGDRDEILKNPVILKGSVIFLIKNMRDDDVGRILEKNLNLNKKYCYQELLDEVKKIFNDNNICYEEFVY comes from the coding sequence ATGAGGATTGGTGTTGTTATTCATGGACCTGAGATTATAGATAGTGGCTACGCATTAAAAATCATAAATTTACTGAAGAAATTTGGAGAGGTTAAGGCAAAGTTAGGAGGTACAATGGGAAGAGTTGCTGTTATAGACAACAATCTGCAAGATATTATTGATATATCTGAAAAATTGATGCCTTCCCAATCATTAAAAAAATTAGCTAACAATGATATTTTAATTTTAATGAACTATGGAAAATCTAAGATTACAGGGCATACATTTGGAAAAATCGTAGTTGAGAGAGCTAATTTAAATAAACCAATAATTCAGATTGAGAGACCGGGAGAAGAGGATGGAACTATAATTATTTGGAATGATGATAATTCAAAAATTGTTAAAGAAATAGCTAATTATTTATCAAAAGAATTAAATTTAAAGATTGAAAAATGTATAAGTAATGGCTTAGAGGTTTGGGAAAAAGAGGGGAGAGTTTTTAGAAAGGTTCATGGTGTTGATGTTGGTGAAGCAATATTGGTAAATGGCATTGTTGTTGGAAAAGCTAAGAGTAATGAAGTTATTTTAATTGCTGAGAATGGGAAGTTAGTTGATATTATTGGAGGAGAGTTAAAGGAAGGAGGAATTGAAAAATTAAAAAATGTTGATTTAAAAAAGGCAGTTATAAAAACCGGGATTTTGAGGAGGCATCCAACAAATCCAAAGATTGAGAGTAAAGAGATTGATGAAGGATATACAATCATTATAAATCATGCTGGAGAGGATGTTATAGAGATGATTAAAAATAAAGGCGTTGTGGCAGTGATTACAATTGGAGATGATACTACAACAATATGTGGAGATATATTGGCAAGATTTGGAATAAAGATTATTGGCATTACAGATGGGGATAGAGATGAGATATTAAAAAATCCAGTTATATTAAAAGGTTCAGTAATTTTTCTAATTAAAAATATGCGGGATGATGATGTTGGCAGAATATTAGAAAAAAATTTAAACCTTAACAAAAAATACTGCTATCAAGAGCTTTTAGATGAAGTTAAAAAAATATTTAATGATAATAATATTTGTTATGAAGAATTCGTTTATTAA
- a CDS encoding antitoxin: MLNINKEIAQIETELNELKKLRDEISERIEKLEIKLLKLKALAIPEEEFEEDYEEIIEDVKKSLDKKETVPAEEALKELGLL; encoded by the coding sequence ATGCTCAATATAAACAAAGAGATAGCACAAATAGAAACTGAATTGAATGAATTGAAAAAATTGAGAGATGAAATCTCTGAAAGGATTGAAAAATTAGAAATAAAGTTATTAAAATTGAAAGCATTAGCTATTCCAGAGGAGGAATTTGAAGAGGATTATGAAGAAATTATAGAAGATGTTAAAAAATCTCTGGATAAAAAAGAGACTGTGCCAGCAGAAGAGGCTTTGAAAGAATTGGGATTATTATGA
- a CDS encoding ATP-binding protein, with the protein MLSKILGIFKGKEKIEEKSNKIIEIDYNKCKNCLSCYRVCKNNVFAIKNNRVVVKNENNCTKCGECLKVCRYGAIILYDA; encoded by the coding sequence ATGTTATCTAAAATTTTAGGTATATTTAAAGGCAAAGAAAAAATTGAAGAGAAATCAAATAAAATAATTGAGATTGATTATAACAAATGTAAAAACTGTTTATCATGTTATAGAGTCTGTAAAAATAACGTTTTTGCTATAAAAAACAATAGAGTTGTTGTTAAAAATGAAAATAACTGCACAAAGTGTGGGGAGTGTTTAAAAGTTTGTAGGTATGGAGCAATAATACTTTATGATGCTTAA
- a CDS encoding ATP-binding protein, which produces MKFFDREKEIAEILHILNREPDDVYFIYGPINSGKTALINEIINNRLDKDKYVVFYFDLREIFISKYDDFIEVLFEEYEGNKKPVEIIKSLIKDVPSLCGIPAPKNTLEEILKKKTTKNVFRYITKVLMDIKKEGKQPILIIDELQKIGDMKINGFLIYELFNYFVSLTKHKHLCHVFCLSSDSLFIERVYNEAMLDGRAKYLLVDDFDKETALKFMDFLAKENNISLTNEDKELIYNYVGGKPKDIKYVVEESNFKDLKEVLDYLLNDEISKLDMFLEILDYSKPRVEVGNEVIEINKEDIIKALRLFKDKYEIPKKDIPTPVYVYLVKENILFLNPQKRILKPQSYLVWNAIKRLL; this is translated from the coding sequence ATGAAATTCTTTGATAGAGAAAAGGAGATTGCTGAAATACTTCATATATTAAATAGAGAGCCAGATGACGTTTATTTTATCTACGGCCCTATAAATAGCGGTAAAACTGCCTTAATCAATGAGATTATTAACAATAGGTTGGACAAGGATAAATATGTTGTGTTTTATTTTGATTTAAGGGAGATTTTTATTTCTAAGTATGACGACTTCATTGAAGTTTTATTTGAAGAATATGAGGGAAATAAAAAGCCAGTAGAAATTATAAAGAGTTTGATAAAGGACGTTCCTTCTCTATGTGGTATTCCAGCACCAAAAAATACATTAGAAGAAATCTTGAAGAAAAAGACAACTAAAAATGTCTTTAGATATATAACTAAAGTATTAATGGATATTAAAAAAGAAGGGAAACAGCCAATTTTAATTATAGATGAATTACAAAAGATTGGTGATATGAAGATTAATGGATTCTTAATCTATGAGTTGTTTAATTATTTTGTTTCTCTAACAAAGCATAAGCATCTATGTCATGTTTTTTGTTTAAGTTCTGATAGTTTGTTTATAGAGAGGGTTTATAATGAGGCGATGTTAGATGGTAGGGCTAAGTATCTATTGGTGGATGATTTTGATAAAGAAACTGCCTTAAAGTTTATGGATTTTTTAGCTAAAGAGAATAACATCAGCTTAACTAATGAAGATAAAGAGTTAATCTATAATTACGTAGGAGGGAAGCCAAAGGATATAAAATATGTTGTTGAAGAAAGCAATTTTAAAGATTTAAAGGAAGTTTTAGATTACCTGTTAAATGATGAGATTTCTAAATTAGATATGTTTTTAGAAATTTTAGATTATTCAAAGCCAAGGGTAGAGGTTGGAAATGAAGTTATTGAGATAAATAAAGAAGATATCATTAAAGCATTAAGATTATTTAAGGATAAGTATGAGATACCTAAGAAAGATATTCCAACACCAGTTTATGTTTACTTAGTTAAGGAGAATATTTTATTTTTAAATCCGCAAAAGAGAATTTTAAAGCCTCAAAGTTATTTAGTCTGGAATGCTATAAAGAGATTGCTATAA
- the glnK1 gene encoding P-II family nitrogen regulator GlnK1 — MKKVEAIIRPEKLEIVKKALSDAGYVGMTVSEVKGRGVQGGIVERYRGREYIVDLIPKVKIELVVKEEDVDNVIDIICENARTGNPGDGKIFVIPVERVVRVRTKEEGKEAL, encoded by the coding sequence ATGAAAAAAGTTGAAGCAATCATAAGACCGGAGAAGTTGGAGATTGTTAAAAAGGCTTTGTCTGATGCTGGGTATGTTGGAATGACTGTTAGTGAGGTTAAGGGTAGGGGAGTTCAAGGTGGAATAGTTGAGAGGTATAGGGGGAGAGAGTATATTGTTGATTTAATTCCAAAGGTTAAGATTGAGTTGGTTGTAAAAGAGGAAGATGTTGATAATGTTATTGATATCATATGCGAGAATGCAAGAACAGGAAACCCAGGAGATGGAAAAATCTTCGTCATACCAGTAGAAAGAGTCGTAAGAGTAAGAACAAAAGAAGAAGGAAAAGAGGCATTATAA
- a CDS encoding FUN14 domain-containing protein: MIILDFSQFLPDIGSGFIIGFVIGWAAKKAIKVVAFLIGIYILSLLYLAKIGVISINKEAFSALLGNLENSLLVFGDKIIGLIHSFSFGTSFLIGFGLGFKKG, from the coding sequence GTGATTATTTTGGACTTCTCACAGTTTCTTCCAGATATAGGTAGCGGATTTATTATTGGATTTGTTATTGGCTGGGCTGCAAAAAAGGCTATAAAAGTAGTGGCATTCTTAATAGGGATTTATATATTATCTTTGCTCTATTTGGCTAAAATAGGAGTTATTAGCATTAATAAGGAAGCGTTTTCAGCATTACTTGGAAATCTTGAAAATTCGTTATTGGTGTTTGGAGATAAGATTATTGGACTTATCCATTCATTTTCGTTTGGGACATCTTTCCTAATAGGATTCGGACTGGGATTTAAAAAAGGATAA
- a CDS encoding L-threonylcarbamoyladenylate synthase, with translation MGLKNKIIKIYELNEEERKKVLEFLKKEILNGKIVICGTDTLYGISANALNEKAVRKVYNIKRREFNKPLSICVRDKNEIEKYAYVNDLAKKIIDKFLPGPLTIILKKKPGIPDIVAKDYIGIRIPDEPIIRELSIVPLTTTSANISGKESPTTVDEIDKEVLKKVDYVIDIGKCKYSKPSTIIKIEDDKIISIREGVIPIQKLARC, from the coding sequence ATGGGACTAAAAAACAAGATAATAAAAATCTACGAACTTAATGAAGAGGAGAGAAAAAAAGTTTTAGAATTTTTAAAAAAAGAGATATTAAATGGAAAGATTGTCATCTGTGGGACTGACACTTTATATGGTATTTCAGCAAACGCTTTAAATGAAAAAGCAGTAAGAAAAGTTTATAATATAAAGAGGAGGGAGTTCAACAAGCCTCTATCAATATGTGTTAGAGATAAGAATGAGATTGAAAAATACGCTTATGTAAATGATTTAGCTAAAAAAATTATTGATAAATTTCTTCCAGGACCTTTAACGATAATTTTAAAGAAAAAACCAGGTATTCCAGATATTGTAGCTAAAGATTATATTGGGATAAGAATCCCAGATGAACCAATTATTAGAGAGCTTTCTATAGTTCCTTTAACAACCACATCAGCAAATATTTCTGGAAAAGAAAGCCCTACTACTGTGGATGAGATAGATAAAGAAGTGTTGAAAAAAGTAGATTATGTTATTGATATTGGAAAATGCAAATATTCAAAACCTTCTACAATTATTAAAATAGAGGATGATAAAATAATATCAATTAGGGAGGGAGTCATCCCTATTCAAAAATTAGCGAGATGTTGA